From Amycolatopsis sp. YIM 10, the proteins below share one genomic window:
- a CDS encoding GNAT family N-acetyltransferase yields MSNIRRAQRKDVERIAQLLADDDIGAGREDPGELAPYYAAFEAIDADPNQLLMVADVAGEAVGTLQLSIIHGMARTGASRGQIEGVRVHSSQRGTGLGTTMIQWAIDEAKARGCAIVQLTSDARRTDAHRFYERLGFAPTHTGFKLAL; encoded by the coding sequence GTGAGCAACATCCGGCGGGCACAACGAAAAGACGTCGAACGCATCGCCCAGCTACTGGCCGACGACGACATCGGCGCGGGGCGGGAAGATCCCGGCGAGCTGGCCCCGTACTACGCCGCCTTCGAGGCGATCGACGCCGACCCGAACCAACTGCTGATGGTGGCCGACGTGGCTGGGGAGGCGGTCGGGACGCTGCAACTGTCGATCATCCACGGCATGGCGCGGACGGGCGCTTCGCGGGGACAGATCGAAGGCGTGCGAGTGCACTCCAGCCAGCGGGGCACCGGCCTGGGGACCACCATGATCCAGTGGGCCATCGACGAGGCGAAAGCACGGGGGTGCGCCATCGTCCAGCTGACCTCGGATGCCCGACGCACCGATGCCCACCGCTTCTACGAACGCCTCGGCTTCGCCCCCACCCACACCGGCTTCAAACTAGCGCTCTAG
- a CDS encoding Lrp/AsnC family transcriptional regulator produces the protein MDDVDRRLLEELQRDATQSYAALGRAVGLSSGAAHERVRKLRDSAVIRRTTVEVDPVALDYGVLAYVQVHANAWMGDTHDALAVIPEIEEAHIVAGAATLMLKVRTRGTEELQGVLRRLYEIDGVSGTEATVVLETFFERPVHVEYSGT, from the coding sequence ATGGATGATGTGGATCGGCGGTTGCTGGAAGAACTGCAACGCGACGCCACCCAGTCGTACGCGGCGCTCGGCCGGGCGGTCGGCCTCTCCAGCGGGGCGGCGCACGAGCGGGTGCGCAAGCTGCGGGATTCGGCGGTGATCCGGCGGACCACCGTGGAGGTCGATCCGGTGGCGCTGGACTACGGGGTGCTGGCCTACGTGCAGGTCCACGCGAACGCGTGGATGGGCGACACCCACGACGCGCTCGCCGTGATCCCGGAGATCGAGGAGGCGCACATCGTCGCGGGCGCGGCGACGCTGATGCTGAAGGTGCGGACGCGCGGCACCGAGGAGTTGCAGGGAGTACTGCGGCGGTTGTACGAGATCGACGGCGTGAGCGGCACGGAGGCGACGGTGGTGCTGGAAACGTTCTTCGAACGGCCGGTGCACGTGGAATACTCCGGCACGTGA